The Parabacteroides sp. AD58 genome includes a window with the following:
- the hisH gene encoding imidazole glycerol phosphate synthase subunit HisH, giving the protein MNVAIIKYNAGNIYSVDYALKRLGITPVITADPELITKADKVIFPGVGEAFTTMEYLKAHQMTDLIRGLKQPVLGICLGMQLMCRYSEEGNADCLGIFDVDVKRFIPQRHEDKVPHMGWNTITDLKGGLFSPALENQFVYFVHSYYVPLNADTAATTEYILPFSASLHKDNFYATQFHPEKSGSVGEQILKNFLNL; this is encoded by the coding sequence ATGAATGTTGCCATCATAAAATATAATGCGGGAAACATCTATTCGGTAGATTATGCCCTCAAGCGTTTGGGCATTACGCCGGTGATTACCGCTGATCCGGAACTGATCACCAAAGCGGATAAAGTGATATTCCCCGGAGTTGGAGAAGCTTTTACCACGATGGAATATCTGAAAGCACACCAGATGACGGATTTGATACGCGGACTGAAGCAGCCGGTGTTGGGAATCTGCCTGGGCATGCAGCTCATGTGCCGTTATTCGGAAGAAGGAAATGCCGATTGTCTGGGTATTTTCGACGTGGATGTCAAGCGTTTCATCCCGCAGCGCCATGAAGATAAGGTGCCGCACATGGGATGGAATACAATTACCGACCTGAAAGGCGGTTTGTTCAGTCCGGCGCTCGAGAATCAGTTCGTTTACTTCGTACATAGTTATTATGTACCGCTGAATGCTGATACGGCCGCAACGACCGAGTATATCCTGCCGTTCAGTGCTTCTTTGCATAAGGATAATTTTTATGCCACGCAGTTCCATCCGGAAAAGAGTGGTTCGGTAGGTGAACAGATATTAAAGAACTTCCTTAATCTGTAA
- a CDS encoding bifunctional folylpolyglutamate synthase/dihydrofolate synthase, with amino-acid sequence MTYEETLHYLFTSIPVFQHSGASAYKPGLGTSKALDDYLGNPHKDYKTIHVAGTNGKGSTSHLLAAILQEAGYTVGLFTSPHLVDFRERIRVNGKMISKDYVVQFVERYRPVFEPLKPSFFELTSSMAFDYFRDQHVDFAVIEVGLGGRLDSTNIITPILSVITNISMDHTQFLGNTLEAIASEKAGIIKPGVPVVIGDVEQPSVMQVFKDKAAQVNAPLYASTEIKPIIDFLLGADSKWRFVTKNFDVIIGELGGLAQARNATTVLTAVDVLRTRGVHISPKNVEEAFAHVVELTGLMGRWQTVHTSPRVVCDTGHNTGGWEILSKQLNNQIERCRRLRMIVGMVNDKDINGVLALMPKDATYYFTQASIARALPAEEFAKLARQHGLSGNVYPTVEAAVRSALQDAHTDDFIFIGGSTFIVADAYPLFQPTANNQKL; translated from the coding sequence ATGACTTACGAAGAGACATTGCATTACTTGTTCACCAGCATTCCGGTTTTTCAGCACAGCGGAGCCTCCGCCTATAAACCCGGATTAGGAACTAGTAAAGCCTTAGATGATTATCTGGGAAATCCCCATAAAGATTATAAAACGATTCATGTTGCAGGCACCAATGGCAAAGGTTCAACCAGTCATTTACTGGCTGCCATTCTGCAAGAGGCCGGATATACAGTCGGCTTGTTTACCTCTCCTCACCTGGTAGACTTCAGGGAACGAATCCGAGTGAACGGGAAAATGATATCCAAAGATTACGTAGTTCAGTTTGTGGAACGGTATCGTCCGGTATTCGAACCCTTGAAACCTTCTTTCTTCGAATTGACATCCAGCATGGCTTTCGACTATTTTCGTGATCAGCATGTTGATTTCGCTGTAATTGAAGTTGGACTGGGCGGACGGCTTGATAGTACCAATATTATTACGCCTATCTTAAGTGTGATTACCAACATCAGTATGGATCACACCCAGTTCCTAGGGAATACCTTAGAAGCCATTGCTTCGGAAAAGGCTGGTATTATCAAACCCGGAGTTCCGGTTGTTATCGGAGATGTAGAACAGCCCAGTGTCATGCAAGTATTCAAGGACAAAGCGGCCCAAGTGAATGCCCCTTTGTATGCATCCACAGAAATAAAACCAATCATCGATTTTCTGTTAGGAGCCGATTCGAAATGGCGCTTTGTAACGAAAAACTTCGATGTTATTATCGGAGAACTGGGAGGACTGGCCCAAGCAAGGAATGCCACCACTGTCTTAACAGCGGTGGATGTATTAAGAACGAGAGGCGTTCATATCTCGCCCAAAAACGTCGAAGAAGCATTTGCTCATGTTGTAGAATTAACCGGACTGATGGGACGCTGGCAGACCGTACACACATCACCTCGCGTTGTGTGTGACACCGGTCATAATACCGGAGGATGGGAAATCCTTTCCAAACAGCTCAATAATCAAATCGAACGCTGTCGCCGGTTACGGATGATCGTCGGTATGGTCAACGATAAAGACATCAACGGTGTTTTAGCATTGATGCCGAAAGATGCAACGTATTATTTTACCCAGGCTTCGATTGCCCGGGCACTGCCGGCAGAAGAATTTGCCAAACTGGCCCGGCAACACGGCTTAAGCGGGAATGTTTATCCTACGGTTGAAGCTGCTGTCCGGTCAGCTTTACAAGATGCCCATACAGACGACTTTATCTTTATCGGAGGAAGTACATTCATCGTAGCGGATGCCTATCCGCTTTTTCAACCAACTGCCAATAATCAAAAATTGTAA
- the hisF gene encoding imidazole glycerol phosphate synthase subunit HisF gives MLAKRIIPCLDIKEGKTVKGVNFVNFRDAGDPVELGAAYSRAGADELVYLDITASHEGRKTFTELVKKVAAHISIPFTVGGGINELQDVDRLLGAGADKVSINSAAIRRPELIGEIASHFGSQVCVVAIDANWENGEWICYLNGGRIPTDKRLFDWAREAEERGAGEILFTSMTHDGVKEGYPNDALAHLADTLHIPVIASGGAGKMEHFRDAFSVGKADAALAASVFHFGEIKIEELKLYLQREGINVRL, from the coding sequence ATGTTAGCCAAGAGAATTATCCCCTGTTTGGATATCAAAGAGGGAAAGACGGTAAAAGGAGTCAACTTCGTGAATTTCAGGGATGCCGGTGATCCGGTTGAACTGGGAGCCGCTTATAGCCGGGCCGGTGCGGATGAACTGGTGTATCTGGATATTACCGCATCTCATGAAGGACGGAAGACTTTTACGGAATTGGTTAAGAAAGTGGCTGCCCATATCAGTATTCCTTTTACCGTAGGTGGAGGAATCAATGAATTGCAGGATGTAGACCGCCTGTTGGGTGCCGGCGCTGATAAGGTTTCCATCAATTCGGCTGCTATCCGGCGTCCTGAATTGATTGGAGAAATTGCCTCGCATTTCGGCAGTCAGGTTTGTGTGGTAGCGATTGATGCCAACTGGGAAAACGGAGAATGGATCTGTTATCTGAACGGAGGCCGCATCCCGACCGACAAGCGTTTGTTTGACTGGGCGCGGGAAGCTGAAGAACGGGGCGCGGGCGAAATCCTGTTTACCAGTATGACGCACGACGGCGTGAAGGAAGGTTATCCAAATGATGCTTTGGCGCATCTGGCAGATACCTTGCATATTCCGGTCATTGCCTCCGGTGGTGCCGGAAAGATGGAACATTTCCGGGATGCATTCAGTGTGGGAAAGGCCGATGCGGCTTTGGCAGCCAGTGTATTTCATTTCGGAGAGATCAAGATTGAAGAATTGAAGCTATATTTGCAACGCGAAGGAATAAATGTAAGATTATAA
- a CDS encoding TIGR03905 family TSCPD domain-containing protein, which produces MEKQRITYIPQGGVCSKMMIVDIADGKIENAQVIGGCDGNRQGMCALLKGMSVEEAIRRIEGIDCHGRGTSCPDQMAQALKQAR; this is translated from the coding sequence ATGGAAAAACAACGAATTACGTACATTCCTCAAGGAGGAGTTTGTTCTAAGATGATGATTGTGGATATTGCTGATGGCAAGATCGAGAATGCACAAGTGATTGGCGGATGCGATGGCAACCGGCAGGGCATGTGTGCTTTGTTAAAAGGTATGTCGGTAGAAGAAGCAATCCGTCGGATTGAAGGCATTGACTGCCATGGCCGTGGCACTTCTTGTCCCGACCAGATGGCTCAAGCCTTGAAGCAGGCACGCTAA
- a CDS encoding heavy metal translocating P-type ATPase yields the protein MTNTKTTTATFPVMGMSCAACANRVDKTLNHQAGVSQAQVNYAAATATVEYDPLVCSPEALQKAVQDAGYDLLIGKEEETAEEAEQIRNQDYQKLKRKTIGAILLAFPVAVISMFFMDMPYTGYIAWILSTPVVFWLGRDFFIHAWQQLKHRSANMDTLVANSTGIAYLFSLFNLFFPEFWEQRGVEAHVYFEAASVIIAFILLGRLLEARAKNQTSTAIRKLMNLQPKMVNRLLPDGKTECVPVEKIGKGDHILVKPGEKIAVDGILLEGESYIDESMLSGEPVPVAKRKGDKVYTGTINQKGSFTFQAEKVGHETLLAHIIRLVQEAQGSKAPVQRLVDKIAAIFVPAILTLSLLTFIAWYVLAPTEGFTHGLLAAVTVLIIACPCALGLATPTAIMVGIGKGAESGILIQNAESLESARKVDTILLDKTGTITEGKPVVTDLVWLPGQEPLPAVFHSLEKHSEHPLADAVCRYLNTEVLPVTSFESLTGKGIMGVIDGVLYRAGNRNLLLEAGITIDPFLQKQADELAQASKTVIWLADSKQALAVAAITDRIKPTSINAIHTLQKMGIQVWMLTGDQETTAKAIAEQAGIRHYQAGMTPQGKAEFVKRLQQEGKQVAMIGDGINDSAALAQSDLSIAMGQGSDIAIDVAQMTIISSDLQKIPEAIQLSRLTVQTIRQNLFWAFIYNLIAIPVAAGILYPINGFLLNPMIAGAAMAMSSVSVVSNSLRLKRKKIQTNDSINTNSKTMKKEYVIEGMMCNHCRMRVEKSLNQLEGVQASVTLNPPVATIEFTQGEKSLDELQAVLTDDGYTIHEK from the coding sequence ATGACGAATACGAAAACAACAACAGCTACCTTCCCGGTGATGGGAATGAGTTGCGCGGCATGTGCCAACCGGGTGGACAAAACCCTGAACCACCAGGCGGGTGTCAGCCAGGCACAGGTGAATTATGCGGCAGCTACGGCGACGGTGGAATACGATCCGCTCGTCTGTTCGCCGGAAGCCCTGCAGAAAGCCGTACAAGATGCCGGGTATGATTTGCTGATCGGCAAGGAAGAAGAAACAGCCGAAGAAGCCGAACAAATCCGAAACCAGGATTACCAGAAACTCAAGCGGAAAACCATTGGAGCCATTCTTTTGGCCTTTCCGGTAGCCGTGATCAGCATGTTTTTCATGGATATGCCTTATACCGGATATATCGCCTGGATTCTTTCTACTCCGGTTGTCTTCTGGCTGGGGCGCGACTTCTTCATCCATGCCTGGCAACAGCTGAAGCACCGGTCGGCCAATATGGATACGCTGGTAGCCAACAGTACCGGGATTGCTTACCTGTTCAGCCTCTTCAATCTTTTCTTCCCGGAATTCTGGGAGCAGCGAGGCGTCGAAGCGCATGTCTATTTTGAAGCGGCCAGTGTGATCATTGCCTTTATCTTGTTGGGCAGACTGCTCGAAGCCCGAGCCAAGAACCAGACATCGACTGCTATCCGGAAGCTGATGAATCTGCAACCGAAAATGGTGAACCGCCTTCTCCCCGACGGAAAGACGGAGTGCGTCCCGGTGGAAAAGATCGGTAAAGGCGACCATATTTTAGTCAAACCCGGCGAGAAAATAGCCGTGGATGGTATCTTGTTGGAAGGAGAATCTTACATCGACGAAAGCATGTTAAGCGGTGAACCGGTTCCGGTAGCCAAACGGAAAGGAGATAAAGTTTATACGGGCACCATCAATCAGAAAGGAAGTTTTACTTTCCAGGCAGAAAAAGTAGGACACGAAACCCTGCTGGCCCATATCATCCGGTTGGTACAAGAGGCACAAGGCAGTAAAGCCCCTGTTCAACGGCTGGTCGATAAGATAGCCGCGATCTTTGTACCTGCCATCCTCACGCTTTCGTTACTGACGTTCATCGCCTGGTATGTATTGGCCCCAACCGAAGGCTTTACACACGGACTGTTGGCAGCAGTCACCGTGCTGATTATCGCTTGTCCGTGCGCATTGGGACTGGCAACGCCGACAGCCATTATGGTCGGCATCGGAAAAGGTGCCGAATCCGGCATCCTGATCCAAAATGCCGAAAGTCTTGAATCGGCCCGCAAAGTAGATACAATCCTCCTCGACAAGACCGGAACCATCACAGAAGGCAAACCAGTAGTAACCGATCTGGTCTGGCTGCCCGGTCAGGAACCTTTGCCAGCCGTCTTCCATTCACTGGAAAAACATTCAGAACATCCGTTAGCTGACGCCGTCTGCCGGTATTTGAACACAGAAGTTCTTCCGGTAACATCCTTCGAAAGTCTGACGGGAAAAGGTATCATGGGCGTCATCGACGGCGTCCTTTACCGGGCCGGAAACAGGAATCTGCTGCTCGAGGCAGGCATTACCATTGACCCGTTCCTGCAAAAACAGGCAGACGAACTGGCTCAAGCCTCGAAAACCGTTATCTGGTTGGCCGACTCAAAACAGGCATTGGCCGTTGCTGCCATCACAGACCGGATCAAACCTACTTCCATAAATGCCATTCATACCTTACAGAAAATGGGTATTCAGGTATGGATGCTGACCGGAGACCAGGAAACAACGGCCAAGGCAATTGCCGAGCAAGCCGGTATCCGGCATTATCAGGCAGGTATGACACCACAGGGAAAAGCCGAATTCGTCAAGCGGCTGCAGCAAGAAGGGAAACAAGTAGCCATGATAGGCGACGGCATCAACGACAGCGCCGCATTAGCCCAGTCCGATCTGAGCATTGCCATGGGACAAGGAAGCGACATTGCCATTGATGTAGCACAAATGACCATCATCTCTTCCGATTTGCAGAAGATTCCGGAAGCCATCCAGCTTTCTCGCCTGACGGTACAAACCATTCGTCAGAATCTGTTCTGGGCTTTTATCTATAACCTGATTGCCATTCCGGTAGCCGCCGGTATTTTATACCCGATCAATGGCTTCCTACTCAACCCGATGATTGCCGGAGCCGCCATGGCCATGAGCAGCGTAAGCGTCGTCAGCAACAGTCTGCGACTGAAAAGGAAAAAGATACAAACAAATGATTCTATAAATACAAATTCAAAGACGATGAAAAAAGAGTATGTTATTGAAGGCATGATGTGCAACCATTGCCGCATGCGCGTAGAAAAGAGTTTAAATCAGCTGGAAGGCGTACAGGCTTCAGTCACATTGAATCCGCCGGTAGCTACCATTGAGTTTACACAAGGCGAAAAGTCGCTGGATGAATTGCAGGCCGTACTGACCGACGACGGTTATACGATTCATGAGAAGTAA
- a CDS encoding helix-turn-helix domain-containing protein has translation MVCPRCIMAVRQILDKLEIPYLSVELGEAWLKQPLKDQQKATLRSELESIGFELLEDQRQQLVEQIKRSIIELVHQENNELKVNLSDFLVEQCHHDYSFLSKLFSEVCGITIEKYFIHQKIERVKELLAYNELSLSEIALLLNYSSTAHLSAQFKSVTGMTPTQFKQQESGMRKPLDQI, from the coding sequence ATGGTCTGTCCGCGGTGTATCATGGCTGTCCGGCAAATACTCGACAAGCTGGAGATTCCTTATCTTTCAGTGGAATTAGGCGAAGCCTGGCTGAAACAACCGCTGAAAGACCAACAAAAAGCGACTTTGAGAAGCGAACTGGAGTCTATCGGGTTTGAACTGCTGGAAGACCAGCGGCAGCAGCTTGTCGAACAGATCAAACGGAGCATTATCGAACTGGTTCATCAGGAGAACAATGAGCTGAAAGTAAACCTGTCTGACTTTTTGGTAGAGCAATGCCATCACGACTACAGTTTCCTGAGCAAGCTCTTCTCGGAAGTATGCGGAATCACCATCGAGAAATATTTCATTCATCAGAAGATCGAACGGGTCAAAGAACTGTTGGCCTACAACGAGCTCTCATTAAGTGAAATAGCCCTGCTTCTGAACTATTCAAGCACAGCTCACCTGAGTGCTCAGTTCAAAAGCGTAACCGGCATGACTCCTACCCAGTTCAAGCAGCAGGAAAGCGGAATGCGCAAACCGCTGGACCAAATATAA
- the hisIE gene encoding bifunctional phosphoribosyl-AMP cyclohydrolase/phosphoribosyl-ATP diphosphatase HisIE: MNLDFEKMGGLLPAVIQDENTNKVLMLGFMNEEAYQKTLETKKVVFFSRTKNRLWMKGETSGNFLHVVSIVPDCDNDTLLIRVNPDGPVCHTGAGTCFGEKNEEDIMFLKYLQKFIERRRMEMPEGSYTTSLFQKGVNRMAQKVGEEAVETVIEATNGTEDRLVYEASDLIYHLIVLLTSKGLSIEDLARELKKRHK, encoded by the coding sequence TTGAATTTGGATTTTGAAAAAATGGGAGGCTTGCTTCCCGCAGTTATTCAGGATGAGAATACAAATAAAGTATTGATGTTGGGCTTTATGAATGAAGAAGCCTATCAGAAAACATTGGAAACAAAGAAAGTGGTCTTTTTCAGCCGTACCAAGAATCGTCTGTGGATGAAGGGAGAGACGAGTGGAAATTTCCTGCATGTCGTTTCAATTGTTCCAGACTGCGATAACGATACCTTGCTGATCCGTGTCAATCCCGACGGACCGGTTTGCCATACAGGCGCCGGAACATGTTTCGGTGAAAAGAACGAAGAAGACATCATGTTCCTGAAATATCTGCAGAAGTTTATCGAACGCCGCCGTATGGAAATGCCGGAAGGTTCGTATACGACTTCTCTGTTCCAGAAAGGTGTGAACCGGATGGCTCAGAAAGTAGGAGAGGAAGCTGTTGAGACAGTTATCGAAGCAACAAACGGTACAGAAGACCGGTTGGTGTATGAGGCATCCGACCTGATTTATCACCTGATCGTTCTGCTGACAAGCAAAGGGCTTAGCATTGAAGACTTGGCCCGTGAACTGAAAAAACGTCATAAATAA
- the hisA gene encoding 1-(5-phosphoribosyl)-5-[(5-phosphoribosylamino)methylideneamino]imidazole-4-carboxamide isomerase: MIELIPAIDMIEGKCVRLTQGDYQTRKVYNEDPLEVAKQFEDHGIRRLHMVDLDGAKAGHIVNYKMLEKVAGHTGLTIDFGGGLKRDEDLRIAFDCGAQMVTGGSIAVKNPDSFLSWLKQYGSERIILGADAKDRKIAVNGWEEGTALDLIPFISDYQEKGIRKIICTDIGRDGMLQGPAVDLYKEIQEQVPDIYLIASGGVSSIADIERLAEAGIPAVIFGKAIYEGRIRLEELEQFSN; encoded by the coding sequence ATGATTGAACTGATACCAGCCATAGACATGATAGAAGGGAAATGCGTCCGACTGACGCAAGGGGATTATCAGACCCGGAAGGTCTATAATGAAGATCCGCTGGAAGTAGCCAAACAGTTTGAAGATCATGGTATCCGTCGCCTGCACATGGTGGATCTGGATGGTGCCAAGGCCGGGCATATCGTTAATTACAAGATGCTGGAAAAGGTGGCCGGGCATACCGGTTTGACGATCGACTTTGGCGGTGGGTTGAAGCGGGATGAAGATTTGCGTATTGCCTTCGACTGTGGCGCACAGATGGTAACGGGCGGAAGTATTGCCGTGAAGAATCCAGATAGCTTTTTATCCTGGCTGAAGCAATACGGCAGCGAGCGGATAATCTTGGGCGCTGATGCAAAAGACCGGAAGATTGCGGTGAACGGCTGGGAAGAAGGCACGGCCCTCGACTTGATTCCTTTCATCAGCGATTATCAGGAGAAAGGAATCCGGAAGATCATCTGCACGGATATCGGAAGAGACGGAATGTTGCAGGGACCGGCAGTCGACTTATATAAGGAAATACAGGAACAGGTTCCGGACATTTATCTGATTGCCAGCGGTGGCGTCAGTTCGATAGCCGATATCGAACGCCTGGCAGAAGCAGGTATTCCGGCCGTGATTTTCGGAAAAGCCATTTATGAAGGGCGGATCCGTCTGGAAGAGTTAGAACAATTTAGTAACTGA